A window of Elgaria multicarinata webbii isolate HBS135686 ecotype San Diego chromosome 2, rElgMul1.1.pri, whole genome shotgun sequence contains these coding sequences:
- the LOC134393362 gene encoding olfactory receptor 9G4-like, whose amino-acid sequence MERESNGTLLTYFVLVGFTTDPVLRIIVFVLFLISYTVTLTGNLGLITLIYLDSRLHTPMYFFVGSLSFLDVWYSTVYTPRILADCTAKNNSMSLASCAAQFFFSAGLAYSECFLLAVMAYDRYVAICNPLLYATAMPRKLCIQLVTGSYIAGFASAIVHTGNTFRLHFCGNNIINHYFCDEPPLMKMACDDIRVYELILTTVIGCNMLATTAVILGSYTGIVAAIIRIRSAAGRRKAFSTCSAHLISVSLFYGSILFTYSRPSSQHTPNWDKASALFYTVINPLINPLVYSLRNQDVKSAFKKVLGRFIQPK is encoded by the coding sequence ATGGAAAGAGAAAGCAATGGCACTCTACTTACTTATTTTGTCTTGGTGGGGTTCACAACAGATCCAGTCCTGAGAATAATTGTCTTTGTCCTGTTCCTGATCTCATACACTGTAACACTGACTGGAAACCTGGGCCTCATAACCCTGATCTACCTAGATTCCCGCCTGCATACCCCCATGTACTTCTTTGTGGGTAGCCTTTCCTTCCTGGATGTCTGGTACTCCACAGTCTACACTCCCCGGATCCTGGCTGACTGCACGGCCAAGAACAACTCCATGTCCCTCGCTAGCTGTGCAGCCCAGTTCTTCTTCTCTGCCGGCTTGGCCTACAGCGAATGCTTCCTGCTGGCAGTCATGGCATATGACCGCTATGTGGCCATCTGCAACCCACTCCTCTATGCCACTGCCATGCCCAGGAAGCTCTGCATCCAGCTGGTCACTGGGTCTTACATAGCAGGGTTTGCCAGTGCCATTGTGCACACAGGTAACACCTTCCGCCTACACTTCTGCGGGAACAACATTATCAACCACTACTTTTGCGATGAACCACCACTCATGAAGATGGCCTGTGATGATATCCGGGTCTATGAACTCATCCTGACCACTGTCATTGGTTGCAATATGTTGGCTACCACAGCTGTCATCCTTGGCTCCTACACAGGTATCGTGGCAGCCATCATACGCATCCGCTCAGCCGCAGGGCGCCGCAAGGCTTTCTCCACTTGCTCTGCCCACCTCATCTCCGTCTCCCTCTTTTATGGCTCCATTCTCTTCACATATTCCCGACCCAGCTCCCAGCACACTCCAAATTGGGACAAGGCAAGTGCTCTGTTCTACACAGTCATCAACCCTCTCATCAACCCCTTGGTTTACAGTTTGCGCAACCAAGATGTGAAGTCAGCCTTCAAGAAAGTCCTGGGGAGATTCATACAAcccaaatga